TAATACCCCGCTCCCATGGTGATAGTGGGCGTCTCTGCTCGGCTGCGGCAGCCATAATAGAGTCCACTGTTTTTTCCAATAATCCTTCCGCGTCACCCAGTAgaacacgttgtcttctggccaCCGCCTCCACTGGATCAATACAGCTAAGGTATTGCTTTGTGACTTCCTGAAGTTCCCGCATTACTTGTTCCTTAGATGGGATCGTAGGAGTTTGACCTAACTGCGGAGATCCTCTTCTTTCTACTGCTTCAGGGGGCCCCTGCTGTTTCATGAAACGAGCCACCACTTCTTCTGTTTGTCCTCGAGCATCCCCTGCCAGAACCCTCTGTCTCCTCGCTGCTGCTTCAGTGGGTTCTGGACAGTTCAGGTAAAGCATGGTTGCCTCGTTTAGATCATTTAGAATTTGCTCTTCTGTTCGCTCCTGTAAGACCCTTTGTGAAGTCTGAAAAGTTGTGTTTGTAGCTACAGGGGTTTGAGGTTTTGCTCTGGACGGGCCCGTTGTCTCTATTGTCGGTTGAGGTAATGTTGTTTGCTTTAATCTCCATTCACTGAGGCCTCTCTGCGGAAAAGGGGGTCTCCTCTGCAAATCTCTTCCTGACACTGGGTCTCTTTTCTTTGTGTAGGGTGGGGAGCTCAAACTGTGAGGTTCAGGTACACTTTCCAGCATTTTTCCTCTCCAAGGGAGATGTTCCTCCCTTGGTCTTTCTAGAGCTTTCGATGGAGGGGGAACTCTAGTCTGTTTTGTTTCCACTCTAGCCCCAAAATTGTTACCGTGGCGGTCAATCCTTTCATGGAAAGCTGCAGCTTTCAGGTCTTTAGTAGGCATAGATCTGCCATCTCTTGGTGGTAAGGGTGTAACTTTTCTATTACGCTGCTCAGGAGCTCCTTGTCTACCACGGTGACGTTCCTCCTCCATCTCAGAGTATGAAACCTCTCTATGTTTTGACGTTTCCTTATCCTATAGCTGCTCTGCTTGTGGTGTATCCCTTTAGTTTGTAGGGCAATCTTTCTTCAAGTGTGAGAGGGAGTAGCAAGAGGAGCAGTGATTCTCTAGCTTTTCATATTCCAGGTAGATAAGACTCTCTTCCCCCGAGTCAAATTATACGATTGCTTCTTTTATCAGAGGTTTTAGCCCATCAACTAGCACTTTAACTCTTGCTGTCGTCTTGGTGAGTTCATGGTCTAGGAGCGTTCCTAGATCCTTCCCTATTTTACATACCATGTCTTCAAGCCAGAAATGAAGAGGCAGGCCTTTGATGCGGATCCAAAAGAAGATCTGTGAAGGGAATGTTGTCGATATAACTGGTTCCCACCTTTGAATGATGACCATCCAGTAAGCAAAGTGGTAGGGGCCGTTATCCAACACTCTCTGTAAATCCTCCTCTTTCTCAAATCTGAACTGAAAGCAGCCATTACCTAGATCTGATCCTGTGGCTCTTCCCTGTAGGTGCCATTTGCGAGGTAAGGTTGGAATGAGAGCCCAAATTCTTTGTTCATGTGGGTTGGTGACGCGTCCAATGAGAGTCTTCGCGTTTTCTTTGATAAGAGCAGAGTTATCAACACTAGGGGCTTTGATTCTTTTTATGTGAGTTTCTTTATCTTCAGACATCGGACCTTTCCCCTTTTCTTCTCTTGACAAGCGTCTTGCCATGTTTCCTTGCAGGTTTGTTGCTCAGATCAGCTCGGTGAgtaacaggatttgagatgtgGTATCTTCAACTCTCTCGTGGGTATCAAGATGGAGCAGAAGAAGATAATTTCGACGATGAATATGGAAAGGCTTGAGATCTGTAGAAGGTGAACTCTCCGGAGGATGCTACTTCCAGAAAAGAAATAGGGTTTCCAAGTGAGATCAGACGAAGGACCGGAGGATACTTGCCAAAAACGAAACTTCTCTGAGATGTCGTTGTCACTAATTTGAAACGTTGGAGACGTTGCTTTTTTGCATTGGGAGTATTGTCTGGGAGAATCCTTTCTCACcgagtaatatatatataataacacacaaatcgaataatatatatatatatatttcttattattataGCTAGTATATTACTTGTTCCAGAGTGTATGCGACTCTCCAAGGTAGGTCGTAATTTGCTACCGGGCAAGGAGCAGCGCGAAACAGGAAACCTTTGGGGCATTTGCAAAAGTCGTGCAACACAACATCTTTTTATAATCGGACGGCTATTATTAGATCACTGTATTTATAATCCGACGGCTGCGTCCTAAACTGAACACCTTATATATATCTCATTTAAACTGAACACCTAAGCTAGACTCATCATATTTTTGTGTAAAGTTGTTATCTGAGACTATGGCTACTATCACTGCTGTTAAAGCTAGACAGATCTTCGACAGCCGAGGTAACCCCACCGTCGaggtttgtttttcttcttatatgttTACATAACCGGTTTTATGTACAAGAAAGAAACATTTGTCTTGGTTCCCAAGTTTTGAAAAGCTATTACATCGCAAGTTTATTGTCCCCTAAATCTCAGGTCTAGTGTTGTTTACATTGTTTATTCATGGATTGAAAACAGAAAGAAGACTAGTTAATGTCTTGATAATGTTTATAGGTTGATGTCCACACATCCACTGGCGTTAAGGTGACAGCTTCCATTCCTAGCGGAGCTTCCACTGGTATGTTGCTTTTGGGTTTTCTATCCATTCTTTCTAACTGTATATCTCTTGCCTACCACCATTAGCTTATTTTATTCAGATATGAATGTTTGGTTAGATTTATCAGTCGTAGTGGATTTTATTGGTCTGTTTAACttattattattgtaaatatgCCATAGGAATCTATGAGGCAGTTGAGCTAAGGGATGGAGGATCCGACTACCTTGGGAAAGGTGTCTCAAAGGTGAGTATACGTGTTATGTTCTTGATTATGAACTTGTTTTCTAACAGATGACCAAATGTTTCTGATCGTAACATGTTTTCTTATTGATGTCTATAGGCTGTTAGAAACGTTAACTCAATCATTGGCCCAGCCTTGATTGGCAAGGTGACACACTTATTAAACATTCTCTGCATCAAACCTTTATACACGTTATGGATCACTTAGTTTGCAAAGATTTGTGTATTTTTCTTGTCTGCAGGACCCAACTCAGCAGACTGCTATTGACAACTTCATGGTTCACCAACTTGATGGGACTCAGAATGAATGGGGCTGGTGCAAACAAGAGGTATTTAGTaatatacttcttttttttgtccattCATTTGAGCATGTGAGATGATTTTAAAATACCTTGCTTCTTTTGTTTGCTTATAGCTTGGAGCCAATGCTATTGGTTCTGTGTCTCTTGCTGTTTGCAAAGCCGGTGCTGTTGTCAGTGGAATCCCTCTCTACAAGGTTTGATGCTCTTGTAATTGCTTAGGTTATATAACTCGTCTCTTGTAGCTTTTCTAATTCTTTACTCTCCTTTGCATCTTGCTGCAGCACATTGCTAATCTTGCTGGTAACCCCAAGGTAGTGCTACCAGTTCCCGCTTTCAATGTCATCAACGGTGGATCCCATGCAGGAAACAAGCTTGCAATGCAGGTATGGTGGACATGTTTCATTTTGTATAACCCAAGACTCTAGTTGACATGCAACATGTGTTGGCACAGGAGTTCATGATTCTCCCTATTGGAGCATCATCTTTTAAGGAAGCCATGAAAATGGGCGTGGAAGTCTACCACACCTTGAAGGTAAAATCTTTAttcattttgtttcttcttgaTTGACATGTAACCTCACACATGTATGtgacttatttatttttttgaacgcATTTTATGTGATTTATTCACGTGTGATATTTCAGTCTGTGATTAAGAAGAAGTACGGTCAGGATGCAACCAACGTTGGTGACGAAGGTGGCTTTGCACCAAACATTCAAGAGAACAAGGAAGGTCTCGAACTTCTCAAGACTGCCATCGATAAGGCCGGATACACTGGCAAGGTCTGTATTGTACCCATTATACTTTACACTGTCCCCCTGAAGCCAAAGCTTAAGCAGTGAAACTAAATGGGTTTCGGTCATAACTTGATAGGTTGTCATTGGAATGGATGTGGCTGCATCCGAGTTCTACACATCAGACAATACCTACGACTTGAACTTCAAAGAAGAGGTAAAGTAGTCTTGTTTACCTTAGAAACCCTAAACTTTCTTGAGAAGCAATCAAGAACATTGCTCTCATTGTCTATCTCCTGGCCTATTTGTGTATTTTCAGAACAACGATGGCTCGCTAAAGATTTCTGGAGATGCTCTCAAGGACCTGTACAAGTCATTCCTTGCAGAGTATCCAATTGTATCCATTGAAGACCCATTTGACGAAGACGACTGGGAGCACTATGCCAAGATAACCCGCGAGGTGGGCGAG
The window above is part of the Brassica napus cultivar Da-Ae chromosome C8, Da-Ae, whole genome shotgun sequence genome. Proteins encoded here:
- the LOC111212059 gene encoding bifunctional enolase 2/transcriptional activator-like; amino-acid sequence: MATITAVKARQIFDSRGNPTVEVDVHTSTGVKVTASIPSGASTGIYEAVELRDGGSDYLGKGVSKAVRNVNSIIGPALIGKDPTQQTAIDNFMVHQLDGTQNEWGWCKQELGANAIGSVSLAVCKAGAVVSGIPLYKHIANLAGNPKVVLPVPAFNVINGGSHAGNKLAMQEFMILPIGASSFKEAMKMGVEVYHTLKSVIKKKYGQDATNVGDEGGFAPNIQENKEGLELLKTAIDKAGYTGKVVIGMDVAASEFYTSDNTYDLNFKEENNDGSLKISGDALKDLYKSFLAEYPIVSIEDPFDEDDWEHYAKITREVGEKYQIVGDDLLVTNPKRVEKAIKEKSCNALLLKVNQIGSVTESIEAVKMAKRAGWGVMASHRSGETEDTFLADLSVGLSTGQIKTGAPCRSERLAKYNQLLRIEEELGAEAVYAGVNFRKPAKPY